From the Corvus cornix cornix isolate S_Up_H32 chromosome 1A, ASM73873v5, whole genome shotgun sequence genome, the window CCTACAAAATTCATTGGTCTCATCTAAAGGGGTCTCATTGAAAGAGACTGTTTAGCAGATGGGTTTTAATTCTGCACAAGACACTTGCTAGTCAGAGCCTACACTTTTGACTAATACCCTCCTACTCTCTTTTGGGCTAGTTTGCTATTGTCATTAACAGCTTGGAGCTCAGTTTATACGGAAACCTATAATTAAGCGTAGCTTTTAAGAAGGTCTGTGACACTGAATATGGGTGAGCATTACTGTGCAATAGCACCTGCCTATCTAACCTGACTCAAATACacatttattgattttttaGAACAAAATAAACTGTTCAGATTCATAGGCATAGGttcacctctgtgcctgtgaTATGAAAAAGTACTTGAAAGACAAAGGTGGTAATCAACGATCTGAGCAAGACAGATTAGCTGTGTCTAACACTTTACAGTTAGAGTTCAgctgtaaaatatatatattgcaCAAGGCAACCAGCTAAAGACAAGGGGTTTCCTTCCAAACAGGGTTTGAAAAGCCCATTAAAAGTCTTCCAGCTGTAATCAGCGAAAGTTAACAGAGACAGACCTGCTGCAGTCACTGGAGAAACTGGTCAGTAGGAGCCCATTGGAAGAGGTTCCTACAGGTCTTACAAGAACTGTGCAGAAAACCTCCGAGCCCGTAGGCCGTGATTGCTGAACATGAGCCGTGGGTCAAACCTGTAcctggagagaggagcagagtCAGTGTGAGCTGCTTGGCCTGCAGTGACCAGCACTTCTGAGAGAGCTTTGTGCCAGAAGAGCTCTGGTACAAGGCTATGTGAGAAGATGCTTTCTCAGCAGTAAGCAGCAGTGACAATTTCTCTCTGTTACAACAGATAAACTACAACAACACCCTACCAAAAAGCTGTctccaaagaaataaatcctAGCTACAAGgtaccagcagcacaggggcatGTATAACATCAAGCATTCAGGAGCTACATTCTAACATAAGGCTCTGCTGTCCAAAATGACAAACTTACATAGCACTTTAAGGACACTGTAAGGacattttaaatactgctttaaaaagctttgaTATAAATGATTAGTGACTGAGTTTTGAGGCACAAAGTGCTATTTACTTCCAACAGCTAATATATACAGTTCAGGTCCTGTGGGAAATGTTCTTGCTAACAGCATCTCCTGGAACAATCAGAGCTAGTACTTGGAAAATGCCTGCCTAGAGAAACCAGCAGAGCTTTTCCTGGTTTGCAGGCAAACCTGAGATCAGTCTCTTGACTACTCAGAACAGCTGAAGTGTACAGCTGAGTCAAGAGTGGCTGACAACATTAAAGTGCTAGTATTCATACCATCGAAGTTATACTTGGTAAGTTAAAATATAGATTAAGCACCAAAATTAGAAGCATCAAGAAAACACCTGTATTAAAGAACAGTATGTATGACAATATATTCCATCACAAATGCCCTCTATAAAAGACTAATTTAAAAAAGACATAGTTATATTTGAAAGTGTTATAATAATGAAGTGGATCTGTTTACCCGGGATCAAAGACACCTGGTGTACGGCACGTTGCTCCTGAGCAGGACTGCAGCATCATTAGTCGATAGTTCATCTTTTCTAGAATTTCTTGATCAATTGTTTTAGCAATGTTATTGATTTGGTGTGGATCTGCAGTCAAGTTATACACTTCCACAAACACCTGCAGAAGAAAGTTCCTGCGCTCAGTCCTGAATGCTAATTAACAGTCATATTATTTGAGAAGAATGCTTTATTGGCAGCACATAGTCTCAAACATTATTTTGAACTCcactgcagcagccccacacaTAAGCTGTGTTCAGCCATGCAGCTAAGTGGTCAAAGACTGGACAGtgtgcaagcaaagcaaagtttTGCAATAGCACAATTTTGTTGAAAAAGTTTGTACTTTCACCTGAAGTACTCACCTGCTACTGCAAATTCTTTTCCAACACACAAATGAAACTTGTTTTATGACTGTAAGATCACAGTAAGAGGCCTTGGCTAAGCTGGCAGTCTTTTCACTAATGGATCTCAAAATATGTAATTTCATGACCATCACATCAACGCTCTGTACTCATCAGCTACTCAGAGCTGTCAGACCCAGACAGGTGTCTTGACAGCACATACAAAATATGCTGAATACAAGTATGCTACAGCCTCAAACAGAAAAAGCTTATTCTGTGTGCATAAGCTGAGGTTTGTCTGGAAGATTTTTAGGGCAGATTTGTTTTTTGGTACATTAAATCTCTAGATACTTCTGTGGGACCAATACTGGTCAAAAGTATCTCAAGAATTTAGCTGTGGTTTTGTCTGTCCTAGAGGAGGAGGCCTGACTGCAGATGATACTGATAAAAACTGGCTGAGTTGTGTCTACCTTTAAAAAAGACTTATCTGGACAGACTTCAGCGTTTTTCTTACAAGGTTCACTGCAAGGTTATAGAAGCCACATTGTTGCACCTTCCCCAtgctgttggttttattttggctaGTTCAGCTAAGCATAGTGACCCAAAAATGCCACAGCCATACTTTTGCCTAGTAGAAAAATCCCAGAGTGACATGAAGTGTATTATTGAGTTAACTTTGAAGTCTACTTTTACAAAGAAATCCACAAGCCTTGTTTAACTTGATCATAATTTgtcagaaaggggaaaaacagaggGCAGGGTCTGCTGATTGGTATTTTGGTTTCCTGTACAGCTTTTCACACTATCTAACTGCAAAAACATCTTGTAGGATTTCCTCCCCTGGCTTAAGTTGCTCACTGTAGACTACCATAAAACACGTTGTGTGGTGCACATTACTGGGCATACCTGCTGCTTATGCTGTGACTACAcagctgctgacagcacagTTTGTTAGATCTGTGACCCAACTGCCTCAAACCCCGcatccctgctggagcagctgtgtgcAAACAAGCATAACTAAAGATCAGTCCTGTAACATGCCACCTGTTGTACATACAGCCTGTGCTCCCCTAGTGAGACCTGAGCAGCCTCTGAAGGGGGAACATTATGTCCCTTATACCCAAAAAACTCAAGATAAGACCTTTCTCACAGTTGTAAATTTACTGCTATTTTTGCCagacaaacaagcaaataataaatgagaaattattaGCATGGAATTTCACGTCTTCCCAAGTACAAGAGTTGAACACCGTACCTCTGCTGTGTTATCAGAAAATACTTGTTGTTCAAAAGAGACTGCCACATGGAATTAGGCTGACAGAGAACTGAAATCAgtcctgcacagctccctgtgagGCTACTAGGTGATATCAGAAGGTAATAATCATAGTTTAGGCCTCACTCCCCTCCcacacccttttttttttttcccttcttcccagaagCCCACAGTTTTGGTCAAACATTCTCACTAGGAGATAAGTACTTCACTGTTTATCCTGCAAGCAATGCCAGTCTGCTTTTCAGAGTACTTCATGGAAACCTTGAGCACTGATAAGAGAGCAGACAGACACACGGCTGTGAACAGCTGACATCTGCTAGTCAGACACAGACTTACCTCCCGGTCATCAAATTCACAGTACTGCAGATCCCAGGAGGCCGACAGTGTCCTCACACAAGCATACGTGTTGTTATAGGAATCTTCACAGACGCAGTCTGGGAAGCAGTGCTGTGAAGCaagcagcaaacaaaaactTCAGGGCAGAAGATGAGCTTTTCCTAGACTCTGTACCAGCTTAACCTAACTGCAGCTAACTGATGAACACCCAGATCTCAATTTAACACAAGCAAATTTGCACTGGGGATTTTAAGCAAAACCTTGCTGTTGTTATTAAACTCACCATGATTAAGTGCATTTTTTCCAGGAAGTGAGGGTACATACACAGAAGAGAACAGCACAACACACTGCTAAAGACAGCACCAATGGGATGCTTTACTTtagtaaaacaaagcaaacctgCTTTGATTTAGAGTAGCTGGtgacttaaataaataaaataacagcaagAATTGTGCAACAAGGTTACTGAAAGTTTAGAAAGAACATTATGTCACTGCCACACACTTGACTTAAGCCCACACCTTCCTGCATCAGTCTCCAGCCCTGAGGCTCCATAGATTCCCACTGGAAGGGTTGTTGTGACCTAAGTAGTCACATACACATGTCAGTTCCACACAGCTGAACATCTCCTTCCAGTTGTCAAAGGCTGCAGAGGACCTACAGAGCTGGCTCCTACTTACCAACACACTGGGAGCTTACATTCAGAACCAGCTTAGCCCACAGAGCAAACAGGTTTAATTCAGCAGCTATTTCCTAATATTAACAGATCTTACTTACTGTGACTCCAGGTCCTAGGCCAGGACAGGTAGGATCACTGCCATTGTATCCTTCTCCTTGGTACTCCACCAAGAAGTCTGATCTCCatgtgacatttttttctcctctctacAAGAGGGTAACACAACTTAGTATCTACTGTActgtgaaacagaagaaattctcCATGCTTGGAATAACACTAACACTGCCCACTGCTTACCAGGCAGTATCAGTCTTAAATAATTAGCTTTAGGTTAGAAGGTCTTGTGTAACTGGAAGACAAGGATTAAACTCCAAAAATACTAGTACACCCTCCTGTGAGGGTTTATCTTCAATTTATAAAGTATCATGCAGTAATACCAAGCAGGAGCCACATGGCCAGATACTACTATCCTACAGACAGGATCCCTGTAACAACTCTGCTTCCCTTTGATTTGTATCACATTACCACAACAGATGGAAAAAGATACCcttggcaaaaaaacccaaccaaacaaaaaaagaaacagctttaaGAAACAACTAGGTTTTAAGCTGATCTATTTgtagctgcattttaaaagacagcGGAGATGGAAATATTTATAGTCAATATACAGCACCATCACAGGCATATGCAGCAAAACAATGAGTTTCAGATTTGATTCCACCAGAGTTTAAAACAGGTGCTTTTTACCTGCTTCTGTCTAAAGAACAGCTTAAGGTTTGGATACAAGGTTTTAAGAGCAAAGCACCATTTTAAGTCTGGATGATCTTTCCAAGCTTACTTTCCAAATAAGCTGCCTTCTATTTAAAGATTAAACTTAATTAAAACTAAACAGATCAACTGCAAGCAGCTTTATTTAAATAGGCTTCTGCTCACCTATTAGAAAGGTCAAGTTTACTTTACAAAACCACATGCATTCTTCTAGAGCTTGGCAGGAAACACCAGTTCTACTGAAAATGGAGTCAAACCAAAGATTTAATAAGAAGAGTCTGCTTTTCTCCTATTCCTATGCTGAGAAATGCtaaggaaaaggggaaggagaatTCAAGGTGGAAACAACATACGGGCTTCAAACCAGGAATTATTACAAATGTGAGAACTAGCCAAAGGACAACACAACTTTCTATTATAAAATGACCACGAAGCTGGTAGTGCTTATGAAAATATATCTGCATTTAAACAGCATGCCTACTTTTTACACTCAGCTATGAGCATCCCATGTGAAAACAACATCAAAGGAAGATTCTGGATTATGAGTCAACCTAATCTATCAAAGGAAGTAACACTGACTTTGAAGAATTACCCCTGCAAGAATCATTGGTTACTATCCCTGTCCCTACTTACCAACAGCGGCAACAGTGACATCCCATCCATCTGGGTCTTATTCAAGTCATATCCCGCAATATCCAGAATAGTGGGACCCAAATCAATGTTTGCAACAAGCATCTGCAGGGTGAGAAGAACTTAACTTCAGAAGTTCAGAACCTATCTTAAATACTCATAATTTTAGGTGCATCTAAACACTACCTAATTTCATCTTTATGGGCTAATGGACCCTGTAATATTGAAAAGCAATGGTAGGGAACTTGGAAAGTGAGTTCAAAATTCATTTGCTTTTGTGGCCTGCAATGGCCTAATTTGATTCAAGCAAGAACAGACAGCTTTTTATAATGAGGCCTTTGTACTTTCTACCACTCtgtgtatttaatttcattGATACATATATATGCAGGGCAATAAATTAGTAGCTAAAGTGGTAACTGtgaaacaacattaaaaataaaactgtactGGGATTTCACTTCTTCCTTACCTTGTTTATCTGATTTGGTTTTATCCCTGGTCCTCGAACTAGCAATGGAACTTTGATATCAAACTCATAGAGCTGCCGTTTGTCTATTGGCAGAGAAAACTGGCCTAAACAATAGAAGATAGAAAAAGTTAAATGGCTTCTTTTTTACATTATAAGCCTTGTGTTAccatagagtggtttgggttggaagggaccttacaaagatcatccagttccaccccttCTGCTATGGGCACATAATTGCAACCAGTAAATTTTTAGAGGAGAGAGGTTCTGGACGTGAACTACACGAACACATTGGAGGACAGAAGAGATAACTTCAAAGTATAAGCCATATCTTAAAAAGTTTAACAGCTTACATACTGCACTTTAAGTTCTTTTAGTTGTACAACATGATACAGACAGGTCTTTGATAGATTTTTACTGGTTAACCCTCTTATACCAACTCTTCCTATAGAACATAGAGACccttctttcatttctgtcctAATTTTATGTATACCAGGATACACTGGTAGAGATTAATGCTGAAAAccacaaccaaaccaaaaaaaccaataaaatttCCAAACAACCCACACTGCAACTCCAGATTGTTCAGCAATTCAAACCAGTACTTCTCATATCTATAgttttccactgctgctgttcccattTTCTGGGGTGATCATGAGGGTGAAAGGTTATGCAATTCCTGGATCTTTTACAAATAAGCAGTAAGCAGTGAAAATTTTACCAGTGTGGAAGCCATTGTCTGATGTGTAAAAGATGTACGTGTTGTCTAATTCTCCATTCGCTTCTAATTTCTTCACTAGTTTCTCTATCAGGTCATCTACAGACAGCAGAGTTTGCCACCTATACAGAAACAAAGTACTTCACATTAGAGTGTGAAAAATTTGCAATTACCCTGACTGCAAGTAGGGCATTTATATCCCCTCCAGTCAACAGTATATGCACTgtaaatgaattattttgcttacaaattctgaaaacaaacttcATAGACTACTACACCAGATTTTTAAGGCAGCAATTAAAGATAGAAATAGACTTTGTCCTCAGTTCTTGTTGATTTTATTCTGTAGTGTCTGCAAAAGACATCAAAATGCTGATTACTTCTTATCTGGAAACAGCAAAGACCAACTTTGAAGCAACACGGTGACAAAGAGTCTGTTATCTCCTGCAAGGTCACTTATTAGTTCTTTATACatagttttatattaaaatgcagGACTTTAGTTGTCTTTATGGGATCCTTTCTGCTTAAAAACTGTACCAGCTGTTTTGTATTACTCATGTAATGTCAGGGTCcattatttcagttcttttctttGTCATGGGGTTTGCTGTTGAGAAAAGTGACTGCTTCCACTAGCCTCCACAGACTAGATTAATGCTCAACTAACTACAGCTATTCAATTCTTGGGTTCTGTTGTCTCTTGGCTTAACTTAAGATCTTGTTGCGTAATTTTACCTTCatgttttagaaaacaagaGCCTGAAAAATCTTGGGTTTCCATCTCCAAAGTGACAAGATAATGCCTCGTAACTGCTCAAAATGAAGTTCAATACTTCAGGTAATGTTTGTTTCaagactttttaaagaaaatacatctgcAGTATAAACAAATACCCTTGCTTTCTATTAAAAAAGGGAACAAGTCATGTGTACACATTATTTCCCACATCCCCTTTATAAAAAGGAATCAAGCACCTCCCCTGGCCAGTCAGGTATTCCCACGTACAGACAGAGCCAAGATTAATAAATCTGATTAGCTGGCAGACAGATCAGCCATGTTTGATGTGCATCACATAAGAATCTAGAATTAAGTGCAGGAGAAGGTAAGGCCATTTTATAATGAAAACCTGTTGtgcactgaaagaaaagcaatagaGAGACAAAGTGCAATTGGTCTTTTTTGTGACAAATAGTGGCAGCATTTGTGAATACAATATTTCTGAAGCCAATGACAAGTCTATTTGCAAAATGTAAACAAAGTCAGAAGGTCTTCTGAGACAAGTGCCAGAGAACTATTAGAGGTAATGTGACATTCATTGTCAGACTTACTACAACTTCTTAAAAAACTCCACACATTACAAATTAAGCAACAAAAAAGTTCTTACCGCTTTCTGTAAGCATCATCAAGAAACTGTATCGAAGAGTTGGTCATTGGAGTCTTTGCTTGTCGAATTAACCAGTGCttgttctaaagaaaaaaaaccaacaaagatTAGTGTACAAGAGAAGTATGACGTTTTGAACCTTTCTTAGAGCAATTACAAAAATGATTCCTGTGAAAAAGTCAGGCAAGGCTATCAAACTGACCTGACTCCAATTTTCCCTGTTGGTTTATACAAAATCTAAGTTTCAAGAGTAAGATACATTACAGCCCCATTATGCTCAGCcatgaggagaagaaaatagatgtggatcttttcaaagcagttcaGGGAAGAAAGGATCTAGGGAAAGCTCTCTCAGACTAATGAAAGTGGTAGCCTAAGACAGGTCTGAGGAAAACAATCTGAAGCATTGAGCATCATTGTGAGATTGGACTTGGTTGTCAAAAGTGAGATACTTTTGGGACTAATATTAGTGAGCATCCCAACAGGTAGCAAGGTGGGGAAAGCTCCTGCACCCAAAGCAATTAGAATCACTTAAGTTATAAACAGGTGAGTTCAACTACCTGTAACAGTGTCACTATCAGATTCCTAGCAG encodes:
- the GNS gene encoding N-acetylglucosamine-6-sulfatase, with translation MSPAALLRALPLAVLLLLSPARAARQARRPNVVLILTDDQDVCLGGMTPLKKTNALIAQMGITFVNAYVPSALCCPSRASILTGKYPHNHHVVNNTLEGNCSSKLWQKIQEPYTFPALLKAMCGYQTFFAGKYLNEYGAEDAGGVGHVPPGWSFWYALEKNSKYYNYTLSVNGKARRHGENYSVDYLTDVLANMSLDFLEYKSNFEPFFMMIATPAPHSPWTPAPQYTKSFQNVSAPRNSNFNIHGKNKHWLIRQAKTPMTNSSIQFLDDAYRKRWQTLLSVDDLIEKLVKKLEANGELDNTYIFYTSDNGFHTGQFSLPIDKRQLYEFDIKVPLLVRGPGIKPNQINKMLVANIDLGPTILDIAGYDLNKTQMDGMSLLPLLRGEKNVTWRSDFLVEYQGEGYNGSDPTCPGLGPGVTHCFPDCVCEDSYNNTYACVRTLSASWDLQYCEFDDREVFVEVYNLTADPHQINNIAKTIDQEILEKMNYRLMMLQSCSGATCRTPGVFDPGYRFDPRLMFSNHGLRARRFSAQFL